One stretch of Armigeres subalbatus isolate Guangzhou_Male chromosome 2, GZ_Asu_2, whole genome shotgun sequence DNA includes these proteins:
- the LOC134214660 gene encoding heterochromatin protein 1-like: MATGEQYVVEKVVDKRIRRGVVQYLIKWTGCDDSQNTWEPEGNLKCDALLKQFLEEKADAKLKKRGRASKALPSDNDAVDAKEEGPKKRDRSSKSLPSEGEQANAKGDGSRKRGRSSKSLPLDDGPKETKDANANEGPAEKVTIDVEKSSATIASEKMSKQPDDSPKEQLKESLNNQEEVKVEKQKDVKKRQPKRPKLNQQHSEPAPGPSRVSEELNGFERRYTVDSLVGITEEGGKLCFLVKFQENPEMEMIPSAEVRKFVPEMMIEFYENRIIWNQKSGAKRPRN; this comes from the coding sequence ATGGCGACAGGAGAGCAATACGTGGTCGAAAAAGTTGTGGACAAACGTATCCGAAGGGGCGTTGTTCAATATCTGATCAAATGGACCGGGTGCGATGATTCGCAGAACACTTGGGAACCGGAGGGAAATCTCAAATGTGACGCTCTGCTGAAACAGTTTCTTGAGGAGAAGGCAGATGCTAAATTGAAGAAACGAGGAAGGGCATCTAAAGCATTACCATCGGATAATGATGCAGTGGATGCAAAGGAAGAAGGACCAAAGAAACGAGATAGGTCATCCAAATCATTGCCTTCGGAGGGTGAACAAGCCAATGCAAAAGGCGATGGATCAAGGAAGCGGGGCAGATCATCTAAATCACTACCTTTGGATGATGGGCCGAAGGAAACTAAGGATGCGAATGCAAATGAAGGACCAGCAGAAAAAGTTACCATTGATGTTGAGAAGTCGTCGGCAACAATTGCATCTGAGAAGATGAGCAAACAACCCGACGATTCTCCGAAGGAACAATTAAAGGAAAGTCTTAATAATCAGGAAGAGGTTAAAGTGGAAAAGCAAAAAGACGTAAAGAAACGTCAGCCGAAACGCCCAAAATTGAACCAGCAACATTCTGAACCCGCGCCGGGACCATCCAGAGTAAGCGAAGAATTGAACGGGTTCGAGCGCAGATATACCGTTGACAGCTTGGTTGGTATCACGGAAGAAGGTGGAAAATTGTGTTTTCTGGTGAAGTTTCAGGAGAACCCCGAAATGGAAATGATCCCGTCTGCCGAGGTTCGTAAGTTTGTTCCTGAAATGATGATTGAATTCTACGAGAATCGTATTATCTGGAATCAGAAGAGCGGCGCTAAGAGACCACGAAATTAA